From a single Nicotiana tomentosiformis chromosome 2, ASM39032v3, whole genome shotgun sequence genomic region:
- the LOC104089938 gene encoding uncharacterized protein, with protein sequence MPPFMDPQESDNEAFIEVTNLSDRPIIYIQDPSMSKPKLLLKKESLGSAKQISVDPISLKESNELAITHPKTQPLTIPDIPSTPNKKFLSSSLPNSTALSPEFVSKKKKNQFTQLPSPLSSTNHLARQHSHSVALTNLHRLREIHLQRSKSCGEGRASAPPEEFDIWFAPNNNVKHVAAAEDTNKLNNNSSFQESSEGVRTDGTYKGKMLEGRNQEEKFKCGALCLFIPGLGKGIKHIRSGRRQESGITVSSSEMGHVVSRTVSLEKFECGSWTSSAAIMNDVGDSSNNMFFDLPMELIRCSTVNDDTLSPVTTAFVFDKEVKGVLKNTTTTTTHRKSHESARHVRFSTSSPTSYPPSPTSCITPRILKAREDFTTFLEAQSA encoded by the coding sequence ATGCCTCCCTTTATGGATCCTCAAGAATCAGATAATGAAGCTTTCATTGAAGTAACTAACCTCAGTGATCGCCCGATTATCTATATCCAGGATCCCTCTATGAGCAAACCCAAGTTGCTACTTAAGAAGGAGAGCCTGGGTAGTGCGAAGCAGATTTCAGTTGATCCCATTTCCCTGAAAGAATCAAATGAACTGGCAATTACCCATCCAAAAACCCAACCTCTAACCATTCCTGATATCCCTTCGACACCCAATAAGAAGTTCTTGAGCTCCAGCCTACCCAACTCAACAGCCTTATCTCCAGAATTTGtatcaaagaagaagaaaaaccaaTTTACTCAACTACCATCTCCTCTCTCATCAACCAATCATTTGGCTCGGCAGCACTCTCACTCTGTGGCGCTCACAAACCTTCATCGGTTAAGAGAAATACACTTACAGAGGAGCAAGTCATGTGGCGAAGGCAGAGCCAGCGCCCCGCCTGAAGAATTTGATATTTGGTTCGCCCCGAATAATAACGTTAAACATGTAGCTGCTGCTGAGGACACCAACAAGTTAAACAATAATAGCTCATTCCAAGAATCATCAGAAGGCGTCAGAACAGATGGAACATATAAAGGAAAAATGTTGGAGGGTCGAAATCAGGAGGAGAAGTTCAAATGTGGAGCCCTGTGTTTGTTCATTCCAGGTTTAGGAAAGGGAATCAAACATATAAGATCTGGGAGAAGGCAAGAAAGCGGAATAACAGTGTCATCATCAGAAATGGGACATGTAGTATCAAGGACAGTGTCGTTGGAGAAATTCGAATGTGGATCGTGGACATCATCGGCAGCTATAATGAACGACGTAGGAGATTCTTCAAATAACATGTTTTTTGATCTGCCAATGGAGCTCATCCGTTGCAGTACTGTGAACGACGACACTCTTTCCCCTGTAACGACAGCTTTTGTTTTCGATAAGGAAGTGAAAGGCGTCCTCaagaacacaacaacaacaacaacgcatAGGAAATCGCATGAATCAGCGCGCCACGTTCGGTTTTCTACGTCGTCCCCGACATCATACCCGCCCTCGCCGACATCCTGCATAACACCACGAATTCTCAAGGCTAGAGAAGATTTCACAACCTTCCTAGAAGCTCAGAGTGCATGA